The following coding sequences lie in one Pontibacter sp. G13 genomic window:
- a CDS encoding MerR family DNA-binding protein has product MRIGELVHRSGLSMDTIRYYERLNLLKRVASATDPTDAKEYPAENLERLKWIDRLKEMGFSLSETAAMLELMECGERPSSLAKERLEEKLSLIDSKIRQLMKMKETIQSFID; this is encoded by the coding sequence ATGAGAATTGGTGAATTAGTTCATCGCTCGGGTTTGTCCATGGACACCATCAGGTACTACGAACGCCTCAATTTGTTGAAGCGGGTGGCCTCTGCTACCGATCCCACCGATGCCAAGGAGTATCCCGCAGAGAACCTCGAGCGCCTCAAATGGATCGATCGCCTCAAGGAGATGGGATTTTCCCTTTCTGAAACCGCCGCCATGCTCGAATTGATGGAATGTGGCGAGCGCCCAAGTTCTTTGGCCAAAGAAAGACTCGAAGAGAAACTGTCCTTGATCGATAGCAAGATCCGGCAGTTGATGAAAATGAAGGAAACCATCCAGTCATTTATTGACTAG
- a CDS encoding DUF1990 domain-containing protein — MNPTPYLPGTHEAMNWLQDREALNPSYPEIGGTQYRTFPAGYDHDRNSCHLGDGKADFVRARQAIRSWRMFPAQWTRIMTKHSDIEPGMDVIVMFRLWGLWWKNSCRVIYVIDEPRRFGFAYGTVDHIEHGEEVFWVEWKPDGSVWYHIEAFSRPKFWGAKLLKGFARRKQRAFVRESKQGMKSLFSRKRRRSLKQEELQAV, encoded by the coding sequence ATGAATCCAACGCCATACCTCCCCGGTACCCACGAAGCGATGAATTGGCTGCAAGATCGCGAAGCCCTGAACCCCTCTTATCCCGAGATCGGAGGTACACAATATCGAACTTTCCCAGCGGGATACGACCATGACCGAAACTCTTGCCACCTGGGAGATGGCAAGGCCGATTTCGTCAGAGCTCGGCAAGCCATCCGGTCTTGGCGGATGTTTCCCGCCCAATGGACCCGCATCATGACCAAGCACTCAGATATCGAGCCTGGGATGGATGTCATAGTGATGTTCCGGCTGTGGGGGTTGTGGTGGAAAAATAGCTGTCGTGTCATCTATGTGATCGATGAACCGCGCAGATTTGGATTTGCCTATGGTACGGTGGACCACATCGAACATGGGGAAGAGGTGTTCTGGGTGGAATGGAAACCCGATGGAAGCGTTTGGTATCACATCGAGGCATTCAGTAGACCCAAGTTTTGGGGAGCCAAACTCCTCAAAGGATTTGCCCGCAGAAAGCAACGAGCCTTCGTCCGGGAGTCCAAGCAAGGGATGAAGAGCCTCTTTAGCCGCAAACGCAGAAGAAGCCTCAAGCAAGAGGAGCTACAAGCGGTGTAG